Within Planococcus citri chromosome 2, ihPlaCitr1.1, whole genome shotgun sequence, the genomic segment tgaaaatcgccatttttttgcaaaaaattcggaaaaagatctgaattttgtttttaaaaattgtcaaaaaagctcTAGCTGCTTCTTGCTAATTGCCAAATTTTCGCTTTCTTGCCAGAActgccaaaaaatcctgctgTTTGCTGAAATTATCTGAGTTTCAATCAAGTTCAATTATTAGATTTTAATTGGAATGTTTAATTGTTTATCTAGACAGTTAgagaggtcaaaaatttgtatagtGAGTTCTTATATCAGAGAtgatttttcattaggtacctcTTTTGCCTTAATTTAAGTGAATCgctaatttcaccattttatagTGATAGTCCCTTttagttttattattttatttgaccattttttcattttttttttttttgtgaaaaagtaagtcaatGTTGAGGATTGGGAAGGCATCAAAACAAATTCTCGGTTGAGATAGGTAACGACCAAATAAATCACTAATAGTGCTTTAAATTAAGTATCAGCTCAATCTTGAGATAGTTTGATCGATTTTtatctgaaataaaattctaaCGAACGATAGTAATCAAAAGATATTTTCTACCTATGTAATTAtgcggttgaaaatttggtacGCTTATTTCATATCGTGACTACTGTGACTCATTCGAAATGATTCTTGATAAATAGAACCACAATTGGactaaaaactcaaaaagtgaGTGATATTTCAAGCGATATTACCGCACTCGTAtgtacatgtaaaaaaaaagaagatatgAAACCTACTTTATTAGATACTTGCTTCTTATCCTCTCtataatttttcccaattttctaaagtgaatatatgtaggtattttgaaattctctctGATCTAACAGCATAGTTCGGTTTCAGGACAATCCATTTTTCTACATGACGCCTGGCACACTTCAGATCTACCTTTTCATAATTTCTATCACACACTACATCGCATACAGCTCAACTTATTCCACAAACTTGACATCTATCGCAATAAAATCTTCGTTTAAGCTACGACCACCCATAGCACACACTTCAGACTACTTGATCTTGGTTCAAAATAGCAATATTTTCGTTGATAAGAGTTTACTCCTCGAGGCAGTACTAGCAGACCCCGAAGAAAAAGTACTGGCATTGTTGGGCCCTGAAAAATGGGGCAAAACGGTGAATCTCCGAATGATCGAACACTTCACTCGAATTCCAACTGACTCTCGAGGTAATCCAACTCCTCCGCGAAATACTCCCATTTACAGATTGTTCAATCACAATGAGGTGCTTTTGCTAGATGGACAAAGAGAAACACTACGTAAGCCATTACTTTTAACAGAAAAGGCTCCCGGTACAATACAAATGCACATGGGAAAATATCCAACCATCTACTTAAATTTATCTCCTTTGCTAAATGGAACCGATTATCACAGCGTGATGACCCATTTATCCGTTATACTGGGGCAAGTTTTCAAGCAACATTCTTACATGAAGGAAGTAATAAAAAACTGGTACAAGAACGAATCGATTTCGTGTACGGAGAAGGCCGAGCTTAACTCAACTTTGGAGGAATTTACCAACGTGGAACAGTTGAAAACAGAAacatcagatttgatcagagcGATTGGATTCCTTAGCAAGCTTCTCTATACTCATTTCAAATCCAGAGCTGTCGTACTTTTTGATGACTATGACGTGTTAGTGGACATTTCACTCAACGAAAACATAACCCAGATTGATAAACAAGCCATACATAACGTATTATCTTTATTATTCCTGCACTCTCTTAAAATAAATACCTTCCTGCAGAAAGGAATCTTGACCGGAAGACACGGAATCTCCAAACAGATCAAACAAGACGATATCGTCAACGAATATAAATCGATATTGGATCAAACATTCGAATTTTATGGATTTCTTCAACGAGACGTTGACGccatatttgaaattctgcaaaTACCAAAGACTGAACGGGACAAAGTTCTTAATTGGCACGAAGGGTACAGAATATGCAAGGATGAGACCGCATTACGATTCAGCCCTTACTCTATCGCCAATTTCATCAGTCATCGTAGCTTGAATCATGTTCCATTCAAGAGCGATAAATTGATCGAAATCTTAGTTCAAAACAAAGAGTTCAGAAAAGCACTGATGCAATTATTACTCAAAAATTACGATTCACTTCAGTCGAGTCATTTGGATTTTAATAAGGATCAGATTGACTACTTGAACCAAGCTGCTCAAAATAAAACTGTAGAATTTGATAAAGCTTTACCAATTCTTTACGCCTATTTATATTCTTCAGGGTACCTGACCAGAGTAAATGAAGACATCGAAAAAGTCACCCTTAGGTTAACTAACAATGAAGCTAGGTTCAAGATGGCAAATTCCATAGTATCTTTTTACACCAAATGTTACAACATTTCAGCACCTACGTTATCTCAGTTAACCTCACAACTTCACGAGTTTATTGAAATGAGCACTGTTTATTATCCAGATGTGGAAACATCATTGCAAAACTTTGTGAACAGTTTGCCCATATTTGACGATCGATACAAGCATCAGAAAGACCCGCAAGCACCAAGTGATATCTTAGAAGTAGATCATCTCGTAAGAGTAATATTACACACGTTAGCTTTAAACGTATCTTATCACTACAATTATCAAACATTGACTCCAAGTGAAGGTATGAAGTCGTACGTAACGCTTTACAAAGACAAACGAGCAATTATGATCGATTTCATGATCGATACATCTGTTCAAGAAATAATTTCCATAATATCGAAGAGGGTGGATGCGATGAATTCCCATACACAAAACGATATCTTCAGATGGATAGGTATCAGCTTGGGAACTGATAGGAAAATAAACATATTGGCCAAGACAGATCAAAGAAAATGATAACGATAATTTTCCATCGAAGGgttgaaatttgagaataatcTATTGACACCAGAAGACTGAAAAGGTGACAGGTTAActgagtaggtacgagtatctgTGTGAAGGAGTCTAACGAAGAGATAGGGAAGTTCCTGCTTTTTATTTGGTGAATTGTCTATTATCGTTATTAATACCTGCTATACCTTCGTTGTGAACGGATTAGATGATATCTCCGTTTACTTCCATGAGATAATTTTCTCTCCAAAATTCTCGTTAAAAATTAAAGTTCAATTATTCCTTCGGCGAAGAACTTCgttaaatatttatttcaattaagaTTATGTACCTATCGTACGTTGTCGTTGTATGTTCGTATTTTCCAAAACAATAgaatttgttttctttcattCACCAAGTATAGTCACTTTTTAAGAGGAGTTTTACGCCAAATGAGGTCCTTCAACTACTGTAAACATAACTAATCAGTCCCTAAATTTCGAGGCTAGGCAAACAAAAATACATGAATTCGAGTTGGCTCGCCTAGATTACTAGTGAAAGGAAGTTATTCGTAGACCAAGATGGGACACCCTGCATATTTTGTTGGTAAAATAATTCGttgatacgagtatttcaagACATCAGCCaacgatttgaacaaaattgaggTAAAGTTTTTTTGTCCAAGgagaatttaaaattctttttttttttgcttgaaacgtagaggattttttttaagcATTCAAAAGTCAGATAGAATGTTGGAAAGtgatttttgagaacttgacatactcgtaggtacctaatttaagcAATTCGTCGCATCTTTaattagttttcaaaagtctgacttAATACTTATctaaaagcttcaaaaagaATCATAGCAGTAtcgcaatttaccaaaaattaccagaaattgccagtaatttacgaaaaattaccagtaatttatggGAAATTGCCagtaatcaacaaaaaattaccagtaatttacggaaaattaccagtgatttacgggaaattaccagttatttacgggaaattaccagtaatttacgggaaattaccagaaattaacgaaaaattaccaggcagtaatttacaaaaaattagaaatgaccagcaatttaagaaaaatcatcaataattcaccaaaacttaccagcaattaaccaaaaatgaccagtattttaccaaaaattaccagtattttaccaaaaattaccagtaatttaccaaaaattaccagtaatttaccagaaattaccagtatttaatttaccagaaattactagtATTTAcctaattcaccaaaaattacctgtagttTACCAATCCAATGTtaactttgcaaaaattacaaaaataatctttagataatttaccaaaaattactagtaatttaccagaaatggcCAGTAATTTACAtttcaagacaaaaaaaaacaatgaatcaTGTTGttgaaattctagaaaaataagACGATTTTAcattaatattcaaaaataattttgcttaAATTCTGATTTTACGAGTATTCCTCGAGAATAAATTATTTCCACATcttctttgcttttttcagcGTCTGTTTCtagtaaaataaaatcacatCACTGAAACGTCAGgacgtaaaattattttcattttttgccaataattcacAATTACGCCCGCACagacgatggaaaaaaattcgccgaaatGCTTGTGTTGCATGTCGTCTGGGATCATCGTTTTCACAGTCGTAAAAGTCTATAAAACGAACGCTAAAAAGTTGTTTTACGagctcagatttttttcatgatattcTCTCACATCTTGTACGCATTTACATAGTTCTTTTATCGAGTTCGTACGACTCCATTTTATTGATATTTGTTTTCTCGTTTTCGAACAATAATTTCGTCAAACGAACCATCGACATTGTAACATTCGAAAATCAGATACCGAGCATATATTGAGGAAATTCTAACAATACCCCGACGAAGTTCTTTCCATAGATTTCGAATAGTAATTTAAAGCGCGTCATTTAATTTGAAGAGTTTGATCTTTCTGTGGTCTTCGTTTCTATACAATTGTTATAGGCGGTTTAAAATCCTTTCTTGTAGTAGAAATCAAAACACATCATTTTTAATAGGTTTTAAAAATGGTAACACTGTTGGAAGCCTTTAAGAGAAGAGGGTTTTTTATACTTAAACCTACCCAAGTAGTGCTGATCCTTGAACTCAATCATTTCCACACATTACAACGAGAACGGCCACACACATATAAGTCTACGTAATATCATCGACATTTCGATAAAGCTCTACGCACTCGAAAACTGTAAATAAAACAAACGGCAGgctataaaaaaaagaattgaccGTATGAGGGTAAATCCACCTTTAAAAGAGCCTAAGATTACAAACGTTAAGAAGTAATTCACTCGCTATTCTTAGCCAGACTTGAAAATAAGTGCCTTTCGAGAAATATTGAATAGAAAAGAGATAGGATTGCTTTCAAAGATgttcaaaatgttcaacttcTTATATCGCGCGTTTAATGTCTACCACAGACCAGATCTTTCGATATGGTCTTATCGTCATTGCTTCTGCCTGATTATAATTTCGCAATATGGATCcgtttatttgagaaaatatcaaCATACGCGTAAatcaggtgatttttttcttttgacaaGACATGTGTTTCAtgatttgagagaaaaaaaggattttatatcaaattttaTATAACCTGACCTTGAAATCAAATATGTTGAAATTCTCAAGagtcaattttcatgtttttgctgaaaaaaatataaaaaatgaaaaatgcgaaTCAAGCAAATAGATAAGAATCTACTTCGATGCATccttttcaaaatgagaaatgatCAGTGAAAGTAAGTAAATGAagctggttcaaaaaatttttggtgcttTCTTTCATCTCCTGTGATCAACTTCAAAACTGCAGAAACATCCAACTGATACCAAATTTAACCTTTTTCAGATCATCGGTTCCACTCAGATCCTCTCAGCTCGAATGCTTTCGCAATCTAGGCAATTTTTACAGCACCAAGATCAAATAGACCAAACCTCCAAATTAAAGTTCACTTTCAAGTAGAAACTAACCTATCAGGCTATCATGAATCGGTTACTCTTCCTACTGGtgttaaattttatcaaatcgattcattcgtaTCGTTACAGTACAAATCTAGTGATAAAAAATCGTTTCTCCGGAGCTACTCCAATCGCCTTAGGAACCGAGAGTTTTTTGGAACTGTTACAAAAAAGTGATATATTTTTCGATAAGACTCCCATAATGCATTATTTGCTCTTCATAGATTTCAACGTTAAAGTGATTTATTTACCAGCAAAATGGGGGAAAAGCACCAATCTGCATATGATGAAGATGTTTTTCGAGGAACCAGTTGACAAAATGGGTACACCACTTAAACGAAACGCAAGTATAAATCATCGATTATTTAAATACGGTGAAATACCTGAGCTAGACGgttcgatcaaaaaattgcgaaaacgaTTCAGAATATCCGGTTGGGATATGGTCAAAGAGTTGCAAGGTCAATTTCCTGTAATTTACTTAAGACTGGGTAATCTCAGTGCAACTACTTTGGATGAATTTGTCAACCGTCTAGGTGATAGGATAAGAACAAGTTTCTTAGAACATTCGTATTTCAAGAATTTACTAGAGAGGAAGAACGCAAATCAACGGTTTCATTACCTAGGACACTACTCGAACTTTACTAAAATACTTGATAGAAAGTATGATCAAGAAACACTAAGAAACAGCCTGAGGCTTTTGTCGGAATTACAGTACGATCACTTCAAAAAGAAAGTATTCGCTTTGATTGACGATTTTGAGAACATACTGTTCAATATGCTCGTCGACAATACGATTCCTGATACCGAAATATCTTCTATAATATCATTTTATTCTTCATTTCTTCTAACCTCGTTCAAAGATAATGAATGTTTAAGGTACACGGTAGTAATGGGCACATTCAGGTTGATGAAATTGATCTCAGCTGACGAAGAAAATAAAGACCTGAAAGAACTCAAAGCAACCAACACACCCACCAGGAGGATCTATGCTGTAAGCAAAGACGAACGAGAAGAACTCTTCGAATACCTCAAACTACCTCCCGAGTTCATATCCAGAATATTATCCTGGTACGAAGGATACCTATCGGATGATTTACTCAGCGGAACTTACCTTATACAGGATTCGTTGGCTAAATTCTTAGTCACCGAGCATCTGCAATTCGATCAAAGTGGCTCGTACGGAGATCGTATACTTTCTGTTATTCTGAAACATAAAACATTTCGTAATAGCCTTCGTTGCTTAATCGATGGTAAAATGTTTCTAAGTCCCTATCGACGCATAAAACGAGAGAATTATTTGGAGGATTATTTGTATTTCAGAAAACGTATACATCAAGGCGAAGATATCGAAATACGCGACCTCAATATATGGAATTTATTGAACTCCTGCGGATATCTAACTATAGTACAGCATGTCGGTTGCAAAGGATCCCAATTCCGGATACCAAATAACGAAATACGAATGGAAATATCGCAAAAGCTGATGAACTATTATATCGATCATTTCAACGTACCATCGTCAGCTCTTGAAAACGCGGTCAATCAAATGGCACAACTTGTCACCAATGATCAAACAAAGCCTACTgaattaatacaatttttacagaatatGCTCGATAACGATGCACTTTTTGGAGATTTTGCCAGAGCGACACAAGAACACATTGATTATCCTCCcacgttgaaaattattcgtttttttatcACATATCTGACTTTACGAGTAGTTCTTATGCTCGAAGATTACCAAACTGAGCCGATGTCACAGTTGCAGTATCGTGAAGAGGATATGCGAAGTGTTCGAGCAGATTCTATTTTGAATAATACAGATCGAGCTGTGTTTATATTGATCAATGACAAGGCTCCTTCAGCCAGCCATGTCATCGAGGAGGTTAAAACTCATCAGGAAGTAAAACGTTTCAAAGAAATGGATTATATTAAACTTGTAGGAATTAATGTCGTGGCCAATCGAATCATTGATATCGAAGCGCAACTGATGAAAaatccttttaaaaattcagatgaTGCAGTATCATAGCATAGGTATGAAGCTGGAAAGTCAGTCATCCATGATCCAAGT encodes:
- the LOC135836756 gene encoding uncharacterized protein LOC135836756, which translates into the protein MTPGTLQIYLFIISITHYIAYSSTYSTNLTSIAIKSSFKLRPPIAHTSDYLILVQNSNIFVDKSLLLEAVLADPEEKVLALLGPEKWGKTVNLRMIEHFTRIPTDSRGNPTPPRNTPIYRLFNHNEVLLLDGQRETLRKPLLLTEKAPGTIQMHMGKYPTIYLNLSPLLNGTDYHSVMTHLSVILGQVFKQHSYMKEVIKNWYKNESISCTEKAELNSTLEEFTNVEQLKTETSDLIRAIGFLSKLLYTHFKSRAVVLFDDYDVLVDISLNENITQIDKQAIHNVLSLLFLHSLKINTFLQKGILTGRHGISKQIKQDDIVNEYKSILDQTFEFYGFLQRDVDAIFEILQIPKTERDKVLNWHEGYRICKDETALRFSPYSIANFISHRSLNHVPFKSDKLIEILVQNKEFRKALMQLLLKNYDSLQSSHLDFNKDQIDYLNQAAQNKTVEFDKALPILYAYLYSSGYLTRVNEDIEKVTLRLTNNEARFKMANSIVSFYTKCYNISAPTLSQLTSQLHEFIEMSTVYYPDVETSLQNFVNSLPIFDDRYKHQKDPQAPSDILEVDHLVRVILHTLALNVSYHYNYQTLTPSEGMKSYVTLYKDKRAIMIDFMIDTSVQEIISIISKRVDAMNSHTQNDIFRWIGISLGTDRKINILAKTDQRK
- the LOC135836773 gene encoding uncharacterized protein LOC135836773, producing MNRLLFLLVLNFIKSIHSYRYSTNLVIKNRFSGATPIALGTESFLELLQKSDIFFDKTPIMHYLLFIDFNVKVIYLPAKWGKSTNLHMMKMFFEEPVDKMGTPLKRNASINHRLFKYGEIPELDGSIKKLRKRFRISGWDMVKELQGQFPVIYLRLGNLSATTLDEFVNRLGDRIRTSFLEHSYFKNLLERKNANQRFHYLGHYSNFTKILDRKYDQETLRNSLRLLSELQYDHFKKKVFALIDDFENILFNMLVDNTIPDTEISSIISFYSSFLLTSFKDNECLRYTVVMGTFRLMKLISADEENKDLKELKATNTPTRRIYAVSKDEREELFEYLKLPPEFISRILSWYEGYLSDDLLSGTYLIQDSLAKFLVTEHLQFDQSGSYGDRILSVILKHKTFRNSLRCLIDGKMFLSPYRRIKRENYLEDYLYFRKRIHQGEDIEIRDLNIWNLLNSCGYLTIVQHVGCKGSQFRIPNNEIRMEISQKLMNYYIDHFNVPSSALENAVNQMAQLVTNDQTKPTELIQFLQNMLDNDALFGDFARATQEHIDYPPTLKIIRFFITYLTLRVVLMLEDYQTEPMSQLQYREEDMRSVRADSILNNTDRAVFILINDKAPSASHVIEEVKTHQEVKRFKEMDYIKLVGINVVANRIIDIEAQLMKNPFKNSDDAVS